One stretch of Streptomyces sp. A2-16 DNA includes these proteins:
- a CDS encoding dual specificity protein phosphatase family protein has translation MRTRRKQPDVPAPDRAWDEIVPGLWMGGHEFRGLSGQREFAVVRDEFELVQTLLRLPGHGPDPGVEHHVWPIPDGPLDGTQLAGVIRLAQAASDALDEGRKVLVRCYHGYNRSGLVVAHALVRRGHTADAAIRLIRGRRSPWALHNDLFVEYLQAGLPTARLLEELTE, from the coding sequence TTGCGAACCCGCAGGAAGCAACCCGACGTACCGGCTCCGGACCGGGCGTGGGACGAGATCGTGCCCGGGCTGTGGATGGGCGGACACGAGTTCCGGGGCCTTTCCGGGCAACGGGAGTTCGCCGTCGTACGGGACGAGTTCGAGCTCGTGCAGACGCTGCTGCGGCTGCCGGGCCACGGCCCCGATCCGGGTGTCGAGCACCATGTGTGGCCGATTCCGGACGGCCCGCTGGACGGGACCCAGCTCGCGGGCGTGATCCGCCTGGCGCAGGCCGCGAGCGACGCACTGGACGAGGGCCGCAAGGTCCTCGTCCGCTGTTACCACGGCTACAACCGCTCGGGCCTGGTCGTGGCGCACGCCCTGGTCCGCAGGGGGCACACGGCCGACGCGGCGATCCGGCTGATCCGGGGCCGGCGCTCGCCGTGGGCGCTGCACAACGACCTGTTCGTCGAGTACCTCCAGGCCGGACTGCCGACGGCCCGGCTGCTGGAGGAGCTGACCGAGTAG
- a CDS encoding nuclease-related domain-containing protein: MSGLRVVPTWRHGQERLYVCLTDGRNIAWYDREASRINLLSEDRRQDVLDVLGPFLTGQPAVGPPPVPTPAELARLSLHPDDDLAPNRPGEALQIALDRDPGPPHRIRRDPRLRALEAEQTVGEALDRLDGAGWHTLHSVPLPGGDRVHHLAIGPGGLFAVHALYARRQRVTVADPTVAFGRRDPRPLLRRVRADADRASYALTAEVHPVLALVGPSDITVTLPPREVRVLADTDLEALARLGGVLKPADVEALHAMARDRHTWAKV, translated from the coding sequence ATGAGCGGACTACGCGTCGTACCGACCTGGCGCCATGGTCAGGAACGGCTGTACGTCTGCCTCACGGACGGCAGGAACATCGCCTGGTACGACCGTGAGGCGTCCCGGATCAATCTGCTGAGCGAGGACCGCAGACAGGATGTGCTGGACGTCCTCGGGCCCTTCCTGACCGGCCAGCCGGCCGTGGGCCCGCCCCCGGTGCCGACGCCCGCCGAACTGGCCCGTCTCTCCCTCCACCCGGACGACGACCTCGCGCCCAACCGTCCCGGCGAGGCCCTCCAGATCGCCCTGGACCGGGACCCCGGGCCCCCGCACCGGATCCGCCGCGACCCGCGCCTGCGCGCGCTGGAGGCCGAGCAGACCGTGGGCGAGGCGCTGGACCGTCTCGACGGCGCGGGCTGGCACACCCTGCACTCCGTCCCGCTGCCCGGCGGCGACCGCGTCCACCATCTGGCGATCGGCCCCGGCGGGCTCTTCGCCGTGCACGCGCTGTACGCCCGCAGGCAGCGGGTCACGGTCGCCGACCCGACGGTCGCCTTCGGCCGCCGCGACCCACGGCCGCTGCTGCGCCGCGTGCGCGCCGACGCCGACCGCGCCTCCTACGCCCTGACGGCCGAGGTCCACCCGGTCCTCGCCCTCGTCGGCCCGTCCGACATCACGGTCACCCTCCCGCCCCGAGAGGTCCGCGTCCTCGCCGACACGGACCTCGAAGCCCTCGCCCGGCTGGGCGGCGTCCTCAAACCGGCAGACGTGGAGGCCCTCCACGCAATGGCCCGCGACCGCCACACCTGGGCCAAGGTCTGA